The Argonema galeatum A003/A1 genome segment CCAGTAGGAAGGCAGGTAGAATTCTACGCAAACGACTAAAAATCATCGCTTTATCCAAATGATTGGGGTTACAGTACCAATTTTGGCTTATACTTCGCCGATCTGTGTTGGATAAGTGGGAACACAACACGGATTTAAACACAGATGCACGGATGAGCCCCTACAAACTCAAAACTCACCCTTCCCCTTTCTTCGCTATAATCATATAAAAACATGGGATGTTTGGAAACTCAGTCCCTTTAGCGCTCGTGGAAAAACGACTCAAGCCGTTTTAACCGCTGTAAATATTGTAGACAATTACATTCACTTTCGCTATCATAGCGATAGTTTCAGCGAAAGTGATATGTACTTGACTCAGAAAAACCAAATCCGTGGACTCAAATCCAGCGAGTTTGAATCTCTGAGGCAGTTGTGCAGATTGAGTAAGAACCTCTACAATGTAGGGCTTTACACAGTTAAGCAGTATTACTTCCAAGAACAAAAAGACTTGCGTTATGAATCTAACTACCACTACTGCAAAAGTAATGAAAATTATCAGATGTTGAACACTGATATTGCTCAGCAAACTTTGAAAGTAGTAGATCGAACTTTTCGCAGTTTTTACGGACTGATTACCGCAGTTAAATCTGGGACTTACAGTAATAATAAGGTTAGAGATATGGTATTAAATATGTTGAGCAAGAGGAGTCTTACACCAGTAAAGCTAGTTTCCTTGATGGTGATGATATCCCTATTTACAACGCCCTCAATCCCACAGAGTATAAATTGTCTGGTCAGCGGGTTAAACGTGGCTTGTATCGTACTCAGCATGGTTTGTTGATTAATGCAGATTGTAATGGTTCGGCTAATATTCTCAGAAAAAGTAAGCACAATGCGTTAAGCAGAGTGTGTAGTGGCTGTTTGGCTCAGCCTTTACGAGTGAAAATCTCTTAAGAATCTCAGTCTATGAAGGCCCAGAGTGTCAATAAAACTATAATTTGTCAATATACACCAAACTGTTTCTGGCGTTTGGTTTCCATACTGCTGTATGGTTATATGTAGTTGCTCGTGATTAGCTAAATCTCAAAGGTAGATTTTCGGGTTAAGTTCTTGAAAGAAATTCCCTTGATTCAAGTACCCCCTCGTTTAAGCGTGCTGGAGGCAGTGGCCTTCAAGCAAAACTTTAAACAGCTTTGCCAGGGAAGTCCTCTTCCCAACCAAATTATTATTGATTTTAGCCAGACCACTTTTATGGATAGCAGTGGTTTGGGCGCTCTGGTCAGTAATCTCAAAACCGCACAGCAGCAAGGGATTAACTTAGTACTCCACCAAGTGCAACCTCAAGTTATGGCGGTGTTGTCTCTCACGGGACTGGACGAAGTTTTTACTATTGAGCAACTCCGCGAACCCGTTACGCCTACAGTAAACCGTCGCCGCCAATGGAAGCCCCCAGTTACCCATCCTTCTGTCCGTTCCTGGGTTAAACGTGCCATAGACGTTGTGGGGGCGCTGGTAGGTTTGGGAATCACGGCGATTTTGTTTATTCCGATCGCAGTTGCGATTAAGCTGGATAGTCGAGGGCCGATTTTCTTCGGTCAAATCCGCTGCGGCTGGATGGGAAGGCGGTTTCGGATTTGGAAGTTCCGCTCAATGTGTACCAATGCGGAAGCCCTCAAGTCAACCGTTGAAAACCAAGTATCGGGGGCTATTTTCAAAAATGATCGAGACCCCCGCGTTACAAAGCTAGGTCGCTTTATGCGTCGAACCAGTCTGGATGAACTGCCTCAGTTTTGGAATGTGCTGATTGGAGAAATGAGTTTAGTTGGCACGCGACCGCCTACTCCAGATGAAGTAGAAAGTTATGAGGTTCCTGAGTGGCAGCGTTTAGATGTCAAACCCGGTATGACAGGGGAATGGCAGGTAAGCGGACGCTCTCAGCTTCGCAGCTTTGAGGATGTAATTCGTTTGGATTTGAAATATCAACAAAACTGGAGCCTCATCTATGATATGAAGCTTATTCTGAAAACTATTGCAGTAGTGTTCCGTAAAAATAGTGGTGCTGTTTAGCTCATTGGTCATTGGTAAAGTGTAAATACAAATGCAAAACTTCGATCTTTAAATGCTTTCAAGCTCTGCCAAGCTTGGGAAAAAGCTGGGAAAGCGATCGCATCTTTGTAATATTTCTTAATCTTTGGCTTGATTCAATACATCTGCGGTGAGATGTAAAATTTTCCTGACTTGGCCCAACGGCTTGGGCTTCGATAAGATTTTTTAGCGTCGTAATTTTATTTTTAATTTGGTTTTTTCCTCAAAATTGTGATTTTATTAACAGAAAAATATTTTGGGGTATGTTCTAATATCTTATAGAAAATACAAGATTTCTGCACAAGATATCCATATTTTTGGTTTAAGTATAGAGTCTATATTTAGTGGGAGGATTATGATGACTAAGTGTCTTTGTTGCTCTAATCAGTTGCTACGCCACATCAGACACAGCCGCGTTTACTGGTTTTGCTCTCACTGCTGGCAAGAAATGCCAGATCTTACCGAGGTTGTTACAGCCTGTCAGCCGTATGTGCCAACAATCAAGCACTTGAGCGATCGGCCTGTCTTAACTACCAGATAAAAAGTATTTAAGATTACTTTTTGTCAGTTGAAAAAATTTTTCACCGAAGCCGCGCAGTTCCTCCCCTGCCGATTTTAATCGCAGTCATCAGATGACAGTCGAGAGGTTTAGCAGCTAAAGCCCCTGACCTAAGCAGTCAGGGGCTTTAATTCGTATATAAATATTAAATAATGGCGCTTTTGGCTGGCAGCTTTGGAGTATTCTCGTTATCCTTATAAATCGTTCGAGTTCCTTGCATAGAGAGAATGAAACTAGATTAGGCCAAAGTAGAGATTTCATTCACTACTTGCAGCCGTCCCCGACGCACGCCATACAGGAGGCGATCGAGAATGGTTTGTTCTTCTTCACTCAGAGTGTTTTGCAATAGTGCTGCCATCATTCCGTAGCGATCGGCTAGAGTGATGCGTCCAGAATTGGTGGCTTCAGCAAATAACTCGAAGAGGGCGGTGGGAAGAAGGTTGATTTGGTTGGTCATCGTTTTTGCTTGAACTCTATGCTTTTATTATGGATTCGCCTTCTGTAGTACTTGGTGATTGAGCTTTTCATAATTTGTGATGTTTCCAGACTAATTTTCGTGATCGAAATCACATATTTGAGTGACATAGATCGCAATAATAGGAAAGACCAAGCTTAGCAAGGGATGTTGTAGCGGATGAACCACGAAGATTTTATGAAGATAGCGATCGCACAAGCAAAGCTTGGGGATACGCCTTACGGTACTGCGATCGTGAAAGATAACCAAATTGCGATCGCGGCCCATAACACCGTCAAGCAAGACAACGACCCCTCAGCTCATGCAGAAGTCAACGCCATTCGCCGTTTAACCGCTAAACTTCAAAATCGTTCTCTCGAAGGTTATACCTTATATACCACTTGCGAACCTTGTCCTATGTGCGCTACAGCCTGTATTTGGGCAGGCATATCAGAAATTATCTTCGGTGCTTCAATTAAAGATTTGATCGAGTTTGGCGCAGCCCAAATTGATTTACCTTGCGAAGAAATCATTGCGAAGGGCTTTAGAGAAATCAAAATCACTCCAGGGATCTTAAAATCTGAGTGTTTAGAATTGTTTAAGTAGGATTCGATTTGCTTTTTTGTACTTTTTATGGTATGATATTTTTTCTAAAACCTTTTGCCTAAAAATGAAGGCTTATCATACATTTTTAAGCAACCTTTCAGTCCAAAGCACAACTAATTTTAGTGAATCATATCCGATGAACCTATTAAAAGCTCAGGTGACTTCATCTAGAAAACAAGTATATTTACTTGTTATATATCTAATTCCCCTTTGCATACTGCTTTGGTTTATTGCTAGTTTTGGCATCAATACTCCTTTTTGGGATCAAATGGAGTTTCCCTATATTTTTCAACTCGTTGCCACAGGAAAAGCCAATTTTGAAACTTTTTTTAATCAACATAATGAACATCGTATATTTTTTCCAAAGTTGATAATTACTGCTCTAGCTTTCGCTTCCAAATGGGATATTAGGTACGAATTATATACGAGTGTTTTTTTGACTATAATAACTTTTTTATGCTTTTATAAAATATCTTTAAATCAAGCAGAAACAGGTAACGGTAATATAGCCAATATATTCACCTGTATGCTGCTATTTTCATTAGTGCAGTGGGAAAACTGGTTGTGGGGGTTTCAAATAGCCTGGTTTCTGATTAATACTTGTGTGGCAATAGCTATTTTAATCCTTTATTCATGCAAAAATTGGTATCCGATTGTCCGAATATTTCTGGCTGCTATCTTCTGCTGTATTGCTAGCTTTTCAACAGCACATGGCTTGATGTCCTGGCTAGCTCTAATACCTTTAGTAGTATCTATGTCTGGGAACAACCGACAGAAGCTCCAAAGGATTTTGATATGGCTTGGTTTTTGTATTATTTCAGTTGCGCTTTACTCCATCGGTTATCAAAAAATAGCTAATCCAAGTATATTCTACTTTCTCCAAAAGCCATTACACGCAGTAGAGTATTTTTTCACACTTTTGGGTTCCCCATTGTTTGGAGGCATTAATTATGCTGCCTTCACCAATTTACCTGCGTTTAATAGCTTGTATTCATCATTTCACCAAGTAATAAATGCCTGCCCTGCGAAATTGAGCGGTTTATTTATTTTCATAAGTTTTTTATTTTTGACTGTTTTTTATTTAATTAATTGGCGGCAATATAAACTTATAGGCAATGCCTTGCCGTGGTTATCTTTAGGGCTATTTGCTGTTTTATACGCGATTAGTAATACTTTTGGTAGGGCTGCTAGCGGTGATTTAGGAGCTTTAATTTCAAGATATACAACTCCTTCGTTATTATTAATCATCGCTTTAGTTCAGGTGTCGAGATTGTTTTGTGAGCGGCAAGAGCGCCAACAAAAATTAACGTTAAAACATCCCTACAAAATCTTTGTTTTAATGTTAATGATTCTAGTGATAATTAAATCATTTGACTTTGTTGCTGTAGGTCGGCAATTTAAAATTCACCAACTGAATGCTAAAACTTGCTTAGAACTAATATTTTTTATAGATTATGAATCATCATCAACTAACTGTTTACAATTAGTTTATCCAAATGCTGCTTTGGCAAGGCAGAAAGCAGAGTTTTTGGATAAACTAGGTATGAGGACTTTTCCACAAAATATAGCTTTTATCACAAAACCTAGCAAAAATTATGGATTTATTGACAATCCCCGGACAACTGAAAAATCCCTGCTAGTCAATCGCAGTAGCATGATTAATCTCTATGGATGGGCTATACTGCCAGACAGTTATGAACAGCCCATAATGGTGTTGATTTCTTATGGTAATGAAAGATACTTTTTGGCAACTACACCTGTCAATTTGGATAGTCCTGACATTGAAAAATTTAATAAATATAGTCTACATCAAAAAGCTAGATGGGCTGTTAATATTTCAGCAAAATCTTTGCCTATAGGAGAAACAGTAATCAAAGCTTGGGTGTACGATCGCGACAAACAGCAGTTTGTCAAGTTAAGTGGTAAACCAAAAGTATTAGTGCAGAAATAAAAACAATTTCCTCTTCCGTACTTAGTGTGAAAAACCCGGTTTTTGGGGCATAGGGCATAGGTGATCGAGCGACGGAAGAGCCTTACACATTAAGCTATCTTAGCTTTACCATTAATGTAGATATAATTGTCCATAGCGACTCAAAGGAGTTTATTATGGGTTTAGGTCTTCGGGCTGATGGTAGATGGGTGTCGGAACGGGAACAAGAAGATTCCCAAAGTAGATTTATCTGCCCAGTTACCAGTTTTCGTAAAAATAGCTCTCCCTTACTTAGAGTGATAAATTTAACTAATCAATCTGTTAGTTGGCTTGAGCAGAGCCCCTAGCCTTTTGACTTTATCCCACTCCCCCGCATTTTGGAAAATAGCTCGATCGGTTAAGATATCAAGGCACACCCAAGCCATAACAGGATAGGGAAACTTAGGTGTAAGTCCGAGGCTGTGCGGCAGCTGTAAATGAGGCAATTTAGCCTTGTAAGCCAGAATGCCTACCTGTTAAACGTTCA includes the following:
- a CDS encoding anti-sigma factor antagonist (This anti-anti-sigma factor, or anti-sigma factor antagonist, belongs to a family that includes characterized members SpoIIAA, RsbV, RsfA, and RsfB.); amino-acid sequence: MKEIPLIQVPPRLSVLEAVAFKQNFKQLCQGSPLPNQIIIDFSQTTFMDSSGLGALVSNLKTAQQQGINLVLHQVQPQVMAVLSLTGLDEVFTIEQLREPVTPTVNRRRQWKPPVTHPSVRSWVKRAIDVVGALVGLGITAILFIPIAVAIKLDSRGPIFFGQIRCGWMGRRFRIWKFRSMCTNAEALKSTVENQVSGAIFKNDRDPRVTKLGRFMRRTSLDELPQFWNVLIGEMSLVGTRPPTPDEVESYEVPEWQRLDVKPGMTGEWQVSGRSQLRSFEDVIRLDLKYQQNWSLIYDMKLILKTIAVVFRKNSGAV
- a CDS encoding nucleoside deaminase encodes the protein MNHEDFMKIAIAQAKLGDTPYGTAIVKDNQIAIAAHNTVKQDNDPSAHAEVNAIRRLTAKLQNRSLEGYTLYTTCEPCPMCATACIWAGISEIIFGASIKDLIEFGAAQIDLPCEEIIAKGFREIKITPGILKSECLELFK